In Candidatus Nitrosocosmicus arcticus, the following proteins share a genomic window:
- the cyoE gene encoding heme o synthase, producing MSGRVESSTIKDYIEVSKPRIVIVLVITALTSMLAATRFDGSPNSAWDISGWRFLFLIICGSLSSMGASAINQFYDKNIDNLMVRTAKRPIPSGRLKANNVLIYGLALSVISVTLAWFTLNPMATFMIGLGIFFYVVIYTLLLKRRNVWNIVIGGFAGSAAAMAGWATTTNSIDILGFLVGWIVFMWTPPHFWCLAIKTREEYSKAKIPMLPVIYGNQITAKYIFINSLILIPYSLSLYFFGLGILYLSVAVVSGSLMTFYHYKLLKNPTPELAWKAYKVTAPYLVIIFVAIALDSLWYFRF from the coding sequence TTGAGTGGTCGAGTAGAATCTTCTACGATTAAAGATTATATCGAGGTTTCAAAGCCGCGAATTGTAATTGTACTTGTCATTACAGCATTGACTTCTATGCTTGCAGCGACTAGATTTGACGGTTCACCAAACTCGGCATGGGATATTTCTGGATGGAGATTTTTGTTTCTGATCATTTGTGGATCCCTTTCCTCAATGGGAGCAAGTGCAATTAATCAATTTTATGATAAGAACATTGACAATTTGATGGTAAGAACAGCCAAGAGACCGATTCCTTCAGGTAGACTGAAGGCAAATAATGTTTTGATATACGGCCTGGCTCTGAGTGTTATATCGGTTACACTCGCATGGTTCACCTTAAATCCAATGGCAACTTTTATGATAGGGCTAGGAATTTTTTTCTACGTAGTTATTTACACGTTACTTCTTAAGAGAAGGAATGTTTGGAATATTGTAATTGGGGGATTTGCAGGAAGCGCAGCTGCTATGGCCGGTTGGGCAACAACCACAAATAGTATAGACATTTTGGGATTTTTGGTAGGATGGATTGTCTTTATGTGGACACCACCACATTTTTGGTGCCTCGCGATCAAAACAAGGGAAGAATACTCAAAAGCCAAAATTCCTATGTTACCAGTTATATATGGTAACCAAATAACAGCTAAATACATATTTATAAATTCTTTGATATTGATTCCCTACTCACTTTCATTATATTTTTTTGGATTGGGAATTTTATATTTAAGTGTGGCAGTAGTGTCTGGATCACTAATGACTTTCTACCATTACAAGCTTTTAAAGAATCCAACTCCGGAACTAGCCTGGAAAGCATATAAGGTAACAGCACCCTACTTAGTAATAATTTTTGTAGCAATTGCCCTTGACTCTTTATGGTACTTTAGATTTTAG
- a CDS encoding CDC48 family AAA ATPase produces the protein MKVAECRIKDVGKKKAIIDSLSMEKLGVSNGDIIEIAGKKITTVSVFGLEDKTKKNSCIHIDGQTRQNAGISLNDYVLVKKTDPKPAERIILSSNTSKNFSDEFNLYLNNRFDGYPVTKGEQFTLNFLGTSLEFKVHSTTPREVVKITKFTKIVIRTGIEKLYHDSSHVTYEQIGGLKNQITRLREIVELPLRHPEVFSKIGIEPHKGILLFGPPGCGKTLIAKALAAESKANFYIINGPEIVNKYYGETESKLREIFQKAKESAPSIIFIDEIDAIAPKREDTFGDVEKRVVAQLLALMDGMSDRGNVVVLGATNRPDSLDPALRRPGRFDREIEIGIHNMDGRFEILKIHTHEMPLDSDIQLRDLAKLLNGYTGADIKALSREAAMKSIRRTLTDFDLENQNQVPAEILNSIRINQQDFLNAMKEIIPTALREFYVEPTNITWDEVGGLVKEKSLLKENLLSPIISPEKFLKMGIKPAKGALIFGPSGCGKTLLAKSFANEGSMNIIFVRGPEVLSKWVGESEKAIREIFRKARSSSPCIVVFDELDSLGRPRTSDDVSGNERVLSQILSEMDDSGNFGVIVIGITSRPDLLDTSLLRPGRFDLIIFVNPPDEISRYDILLKITSAMPISSDVDLNKISSLTKGFSGADLVALCRFAAINAIHKNSETIFNIDFEEALNTVKPSITNDVHNWYSSIEKKLTTAIPKFHDKIFYG, from the coding sequence ATGAAAGTTGCAGAGTGTCGAATCAAGGATGTAGGAAAGAAAAAAGCGATTATTGATAGCCTTTCAATGGAGAAATTGGGCGTTTCGAATGGTGACATAATAGAGATTGCTGGAAAGAAAATAACAACCGTATCCGTTTTTGGTCTTGAGGATAAGACTAAAAAAAACAGTTGTATTCATATTGATGGTCAGACACGACAAAATGCAGGCATTAGCCTGAATGATTATGTCTTGGTCAAAAAGACTGATCCAAAGCCTGCTGAGAGAATAATATTGTCAAGTAATACTTCTAAGAATTTTTCAGATGAATTTAATTTGTATCTAAATAATCGATTTGATGGATATCCTGTGACTAAAGGTGAGCAATTTACTCTAAATTTCTTAGGCACATCTTTGGAGTTTAAGGTCCATAGTACGACGCCTCGAGAAGTGGTAAAAATTACTAAGTTTACCAAAATAGTGATCAGGACGGGCATAGAAAAACTCTATCATGATAGTTCCCATGTAACATACGAGCAAATCGGCGGCTTGAAAAATCAAATCACACGTTTGAGGGAAATAGTGGAGCTTCCACTCAGGCATCCGGAAGTATTTTCAAAAATAGGAATCGAACCCCATAAAGGTATTCTCCTTTTTGGTCCTCCCGGATGCGGAAAAACCCTTATTGCCAAAGCATTAGCAGCTGAATCAAAAGCAAATTTTTATATCATTAATGGACCTGAAATTGTGAACAAGTATTATGGGGAAACGGAAAGTAAACTAAGGGAGATTTTTCAAAAAGCCAAAGAATCAGCTCCTAGTATTATTTTCATTGACGAAATTGATGCCATTGCACCTAAGAGAGAAGATACGTTTGGCGATGTGGAAAAAAGGGTTGTAGCACAATTATTAGCTTTAATGGATGGAATGTCTGATAGGGGGAATGTGGTCGTATTAGGTGCTACAAACAGACCTGACAGTTTGGACCCAGCTTTGAGAAGGCCAGGTAGATTTGATCGTGAAATTGAAATTGGGATTCATAATATGGATGGAAGATTCGAAATATTAAAAATCCATACCCATGAAATGCCACTTGATTCAGACATTCAATTAAGAGATCTGGCAAAATTATTGAATGGTTATACAGGTGCGGACATTAAGGCTCTGTCTAGAGAAGCTGCAATGAAATCTATAAGAAGAACCCTTACAGATTTTGATTTAGAGAATCAAAATCAAGTGCCTGCTGAAATTTTGAACAGTATAAGAATTAATCAACAGGATTTCCTCAACGCTATGAAGGAAATAATACCAACTGCCCTAAGAGAATTTTATGTCGAACCAACTAATATTACTTGGGATGAAGTCGGAGGTCTAGTTAAGGAAAAAAGCCTTCTTAAGGAAAACCTATTGTCTCCAATTATATCTCCAGAAAAATTTTTGAAAATGGGGATAAAGCCAGCCAAAGGCGCTTTGATATTTGGACCATCTGGATGCGGTAAGACCCTGCTGGCGAAATCCTTTGCAAACGAAGGTTCCATGAATATCATTTTTGTTCGCGGGCCAGAAGTGTTATCAAAATGGGTAGGAGAATCGGAAAAGGCTATTAGAGAAATATTTAGGAAAGCTCGCTCCTCATCTCCGTGCATAGTGGTTTTCGATGAATTGGATTCTCTCGGTCGACCACGTACCTCTGATGATGTTTCTGGAAATGAAAGGGTTTTATCGCAGATCTTGTCTGAAATGGATGATTCTGGTAATTTTGGAGTTATAGTAATAGGAATAACTAGCAGACCAGATCTCTTGGATACTTCGCTATTGAGGCCCGGAAGATTTGACCTCATAATATTTGTCAATCCACCAGACGAGATTTCTAGATACGATATTTTATTAAAAATAACCTCTGCCATGCCTATATCTTCTGATGTGGATTTGAACAAAATATCATCACTAACTAAAGGATTCAGTGGAGCAGATCTAGTAGCCCTGTGTAGATTTGCGGCAATTAATGCGATTCATAAAAATTCAGAAACGATATTTAATATCGATTTCGAAGAGGCACTTAACACCGTCAAGCCATCGATAACAAATGATGTACATAACTGGTACTCATCAATAGAAAAAAAATTGACAACCGCAATTCCGAAATTTCATGACAAAATATTTTATGGTTAA
- a CDS encoding elongation factor 1-beta — MARLVARIKILPADSETDMDAFANNLKSGVPEGMELKAHAKEPIAFGINALVGDFLLDDAEGEMDKLEESIKKIEGAGEIQVINISRQSVKMK, encoded by the coding sequence ATGGCTAGACTTGTAGCACGGATCAAAATTCTACCGGCAGATTCGGAAACCGATATGGACGCATTCGCAAATAATCTAAAATCAGGCGTACCAGAGGGTATGGAATTGAAGGCACACGCTAAAGAGCCAATAGCCTTTGGCATAAACGCCCTTGTGGGTGATTTCTTATTGGATGATGCTGAAGGAGAGATGGATAAACTAGAAGAATCCATAAAAAAAATAGAAGGAGCCGGAGAAATTCAAGTCATCAATATTAGCAGACAGTCTGTAAAGATGAAATAA
- a CDS encoding zinc finger domain-containing protein has product MSKQLQLPVCTSCNRPIMPNDACVRFYCPNCGYVIIWRCQSCREFARPYKCVGCGFEGP; this is encoded by the coding sequence ATGTCAAAGCAGTTACAATTACCTGTTTGTACCTCTTGTAACAGACCTATCATGCCTAACGATGCATGTGTAAGATTTTATTGTCCAAATTGTGGGTATGTTATAATTTGGAGATGCCAGAGCTGTAGGGAATTTGCCAGACCTTACAAATGTGTAGGTTGTGGATTCGAGGGGCCGTAA
- a CDS encoding NAD(P)/FAD-dependent oxidoreductase, with protein sequence MSSVLKADYYDAIVGGGSVSGLLAAREMSSKGLKVLVLEEDHEIGTPEHCGGVVSQKALESLGIIPRLKTIDNEIKSALIRTRNSSFDINSENQRVIVIDRRSFDKELALQAQKNGAEINTRSSIISVRFEESRFKVKIQGGKVFVSKFFVDARGVGTLVNKGKRNIIPSGQFEVYAPWIMKDTIEVIFDSDLYPGFFAWIIPTGEGKGKVGVAGKNINPNLSIEQFLETRGKPYSIVRKIYAPIWISGYVKPFFDGKTVIVGDAAGQTKPTTAGGIYTGGMGGIYAGRAISESVLEGNGSSSLDQYENNWLTRFGSEFDKLLLFRRILERLDNKALDKLFSDISKNTIEKISSTGDFDFHSFALKHFLNTQMSINLMSTLLGNEYRKIVKDLSKI encoded by the coding sequence TTGAGCTCAGTATTAAAAGCAGACTATTATGATGCCATAGTAGGTGGTGGAAGTGTATCTGGACTTTTGGCGGCACGCGAAATGTCATCGAAAGGACTTAAGGTTCTAGTTCTAGAAGAAGATCACGAAATTGGAACACCAGAACATTGCGGGGGCGTTGTCAGCCAAAAAGCCCTTGAAAGTCTAGGAATAATCCCTAGATTGAAAACAATTGATAATGAAATAAAGAGCGCCCTTATTCGGACCCGGAATAGCTCTTTCGACATAAATTCTGAAAATCAAAGGGTTATAGTAATAGATAGAAGATCCTTTGATAAGGAGCTAGCTCTTCAAGCTCAGAAAAATGGGGCCGAGATTAACACTAGGAGTTCTATTATTTCCGTTAGGTTTGAAGAGAGTCGATTCAAAGTTAAGATCCAAGGTGGAAAAGTATTTGTTAGCAAGTTCTTTGTTGATGCACGGGGAGTTGGAACATTAGTCAACAAAGGTAAGAGGAACATAATTCCATCGGGACAGTTTGAAGTTTATGCCCCATGGATAATGAAAGACACCATAGAGGTAATTTTTGATTCTGATTTATACCCTGGTTTTTTTGCCTGGATAATTCCAACTGGTGAAGGAAAAGGCAAAGTAGGTGTAGCAGGGAAAAATATAAATCCGAATCTATCTATTGAACAATTCTTAGAAACCCGGGGCAAGCCATATTCGATCGTCAGAAAGATTTATGCTCCTATATGGATTAGTGGGTATGTCAAGCCGTTTTTTGACGGTAAAACCGTCATTGTAGGGGATGCTGCAGGGCAGACTAAACCTACGACTGCAGGAGGGATATATACGGGAGGAATGGGAGGAATTTATGCTGGCCGTGCAATATCTGAATCTGTTTTAGAGGGTAATGGTTCTTCGTCATTAGACCAATATGAAAATAATTGGTTGACTCGATTTGGAAGTGAGTTTGATAAGTTACTCTTATTTAGGCGAATTCTTGAACGGCTAGATAATAAGGCCTTGGACAAATTATTTTCTGATATATCAAAAAACACCATAGAAAAGATCTCTTCAACAGGAGATTTTGATTTTCATTCTTTTGCTCTCAAACACTTCTTGAATACTCAAATGAGCATAAATTTGATGTCTACTCTCTTGGGAAATGAATACCGCAAAATAGTTAAAGATCTAAGCAAGATATAA
- a CDS encoding phosphoglycerate kinase encodes MEQIKFITDFDDRFYLNKKIFVRVDFNVTVKDNAVSEDYRIRSAIPTIEYLVKRGAKVILASHLDRPSGKDLRHSLRPVSKKLGEMLSSFNAGINFADDCIGKDTIDMVNGLKNGDVLLLENLRFYSEEEKNDPVFSEKLANYADIYVNDAFSTSHRKHSSTYGTAQYFDTKIAGFSLAQELQYLSLLRENPSTPFTLVIGGVKIKDKIGALNHLLPKADKVLIGGAASYTFLKAKGYSVGDSLIEEDYLPWATKALGDHSDKIILPIDHKVAHDNSSQYQIVEADIPKNMKGFDIGDKTIQKFSFEIHNNGLGTIFWNGPMGYFEKEIFSNGTKSVAVSMALAYWRGVKTLIGGGDTLEAMKISGVSEKEVTHVSTGGGATLRFLAGDEMPGIDILRD; translated from the coding sequence ATGGAACAGATAAAATTTATTACAGATTTTGACGATCGGTTTTACCTTAATAAGAAAATATTTGTTCGTGTTGATTTTAATGTCACGGTTAAAGATAATGCAGTTAGTGAAGATTATAGAATAAGATCTGCAATTCCAACTATAGAATATTTAGTAAAGCGAGGCGCCAAAGTTATTCTTGCATCCCATTTGGATAGGCCTTCGGGCAAAGACTTACGACATTCTTTACGACCTGTATCAAAAAAACTGGGTGAAATGTTATCCTCATTTAATGCCGGAATTAATTTTGCAGATGATTGCATCGGTAAGGATACTATAGATATGGTAAATGGTTTGAAAAATGGCGACGTCTTGTTACTTGAAAATTTGAGATTCTACTCCGAAGAGGAAAAAAATGATCCGGTATTTTCTGAAAAACTTGCTAATTACGCTGATATTTACGTGAATGATGCATTTAGTACATCCCATAGAAAACACTCTTCTACTTATGGAACTGCCCAGTATTTTGACACTAAGATTGCTGGTTTTAGTCTTGCCCAGGAATTGCAATACTTATCCCTACTGAGAGAAAATCCTTCAACCCCCTTTACCCTTGTAATAGGAGGTGTGAAAATCAAGGATAAAATTGGAGCTCTGAATCATCTTTTACCCAAAGCTGATAAGGTCCTCATAGGTGGTGCTGCTTCATATACATTCCTTAAGGCAAAAGGTTATTCCGTGGGAGATTCACTCATTGAAGAAGACTACTTACCATGGGCTACCAAGGCTTTAGGGGATCATAGTGATAAGATAATTCTGCCGATAGACCACAAAGTGGCTCATGATAATAGTAGTCAATATCAGATTGTTGAAGCCGACATTCCAAAAAACATGAAAGGGTTTGATATTGGAGATAAGACAATTCAAAAGTTTAGTTTTGAAATTCATAATAATGGCTTGGGTACGATTTTTTGGAATGGACCAATGGGGTACTTTGAAAAAGAGATATTTTCTAATGGAACTAAAAGTGTTGCTGTAAGCATGGCATTGGCATATTGGAGGGGAGTAAAGACCTTGATTGGTGGCGGGGATACTCTAGAGGCCATGAAGATATCTGGGGTCTCTGAAAAGGAAGTAACTCATGTTTCTACAGGAGGGGGTGCTACACTCAGATTTTTAGCTGGAGATGAAATGCCTGGAATAGATATTTTAAGGGATTGA
- a CDS encoding 50S ribosomal protein L16 has protein sequence MKGVNYREIRGMPYVRREYIKGKPQIKIARFASGQPKGNYDYLLELIVTERIQIRHNSLEAARLAANKTMAQAGDMSFFARLRVYPHVILRENKMIATAGADRLQEGMRRAFGKATGLAARVERGRTIYEAHVTKENLELAKKAFRVASSKLGCPTITKVTPIKKETA, from the coding sequence GTGAAAGGTGTCAATTATAGAGAAATTCGTGGTATGCCATACGTAAGGCGTGAGTACATTAAAGGTAAACCTCAAATTAAGATTGCCAGGTTTGCATCCGGGCAACCGAAGGGTAATTATGATTATTTACTTGAACTGATTGTTACAGAACGAATTCAAATTCGTCATAACTCTCTTGAAGCTGCTAGACTAGCAGCTAATAAAACAATGGCTCAAGCAGGTGACATGAGCTTTTTTGCAAGACTAAGGGTATATCCACATGTAATTTTGAGGGAAAATAAAATGATCGCTACGGCAGGAGCAGATCGTCTCCAGGAGGGAATGAGACGTGCATTCGGTAAAGCCACAGGCTTAGCCGCCCGAGTAGAACGGGGACGAACTATTTATGAAGCTCACGTCACGAAGGAAAACTTGGAATTAGCTAAAAAAGCATTCAGAGTGGCTTCAAGTAAATTGGGATGTCCAACGATTACTAAAGTAACTCCTATTAAAAAGGAAACAGCCTGA
- the endA gene encoding tRNA-intron lyase, producing the protein MTSGIDPHNDSESVQKDLSTDLDLSETHTETSNEEKTSNEENIDSNFLIEAVHHIKERKTIVLEPKQQDQLRNKGFGEVFNKEYLLNSLESLFLLQNNKIKIYGDKTEYDFSTFLKTMIKKDKKILTKYLIFRDLRSKGYVVKEGFGFGSDFRIYERGEYNKKTSKYVSIGLNEGTNIKAMEFAEVIEQVENMGKSVVIAVVERRGEVIYYKTSKMTFFDNNKTKKLVT; encoded by the coding sequence ATGACTTCAGGAATTGATCCACACAATGACTCTGAATCCGTTCAGAAGGATTTATCAACAGATCTAGATCTGTCTGAAACTCACACCGAAACTTCAAATGAAGAGAAAACCAGTAATGAGGAAAATATTGATTCGAACTTTCTGATAGAGGCAGTTCACCACATAAAAGAAAGAAAAACAATTGTTCTTGAGCCAAAACAGCAAGATCAGTTGAGGAACAAGGGATTTGGAGAGGTTTTTAATAAAGAATATTTGCTAAACAGCCTTGAAAGCTTATTTTTGCTTCAAAATAATAAAATTAAAATCTACGGAGATAAGACAGAATATGATTTTTCTACATTTTTAAAGACTATGATAAAAAAAGACAAAAAGATCTTAACAAAGTATCTGATTTTTAGAGATTTAAGAAGCAAAGGATACGTTGTCAAGGAAGGATTTGGGTTCGGATCAGATTTTAGAATTTACGAGAGGGGAGAGTATAATAAAAAAACTTCAAAATATGTCTCTATTGGGTTAAACGAAGGAACCAATATAAAAGCAATGGAATTTGCCGAAGTTATTGAGCAAGTCGAAAATATGGGCAAGTCAGTTGTTATAGCAGTTGTAGAACGTAGAGGCGAGGTAATTTATTACAAGACTTCAAAGATGACTTTTTTTGACAACAATAAAACCAAAAAATTAGTCACCTAA
- a CDS encoding DUF6659 family protein has protein sequence MSRNNDLQNQFRKNICNEIFAVDKNIRFVGIVNSEGEVIEGGFRKGIEPLLDQNEEQDMYLQSLSNISFFQSFSEKFGSVDYLMIRQKKITMITFPYRGEIICISASSQSDIDRIRDETVKIILL, from the coding sequence ATGTCCAGGAATAATGACCTTCAAAACCAATTCAGAAAGAACATTTGCAATGAGATATTTGCGGTTGATAAAAACATAAGGTTTGTTGGGATCGTAAACAGTGAGGGCGAAGTTATTGAAGGCGGATTCAGAAAGGGGATAGAACCTTTACTTGACCAGAACGAAGAACAAGATATGTATCTGCAATCATTATCAAATATCAGTTTTTTTCAATCGTTCTCAGAAAAATTCGGATCGGTAGACTACTTAATGATTAGACAAAAGAAAATCACCATGATAACCTTTCCCTACAGAGGCGAAATAATATGTATATCGGCTTCTTCTCAATCTGATATTGATAGAATTAGGGATGAAACTGTCAAAATTATTTTACTTTAA
- the msrB gene encoding peptide-methionine (R)-S-oxide reductase MsrB: MPFKKKLTPEEYEVCVNRGTEPPFTGNLLHNKEKGVYSCKGCGSILFDSDSKYDSKSGWPSFWAPSNNENIQEKIDYDYGMNRKEVVCAKCGCHLGHLFEDGPNPTGLRYCINSLSLDFKKKTNPS; the protein is encoded by the coding sequence ATCCCATTTAAAAAAAAATTAACTCCGGAGGAATATGAGGTATGTGTGAATCGCGGCACTGAGCCACCATTCACAGGTAACCTTTTGCACAATAAAGAAAAGGGTGTATATTCATGCAAAGGCTGTGGTTCGATATTATTTGATTCTGATAGTAAGTATGATTCAAAGTCAGGCTGGCCAAGCTTCTGGGCTCCATCAAATAATGAGAATATCCAGGAAAAAATCGATTATGATTACGGTATGAACAGAAAGGAAGTGGTTTGTGCAAAGTGTGGATGCCATTTGGGCCATCTATTTGAAGATGGTCCTAATCCAACTGGATTAAGATACTGCATTAATTCCTTGTCATTAGATTTTAAAAAGAAAACTAATCCTTCATAA
- a CDS encoding translation initiation factor eIF-1A codes for MGKRKVLNEAHLKELVMPQEGELFGRVIKLVGGDNIIVKSSDGKVRTCRIRGKIKRRMWIRDNDLVLIAPWDFQSDKADIIWRYISAHADKLEQEGQLEGLNR; via the coding sequence ATAGGTAAACGTAAAGTTTTAAACGAAGCTCACTTGAAGGAACTGGTCATGCCCCAGGAAGGAGAGTTATTTGGAAGGGTAATTAAATTAGTTGGCGGGGATAATATCATAGTAAAGAGTTCTGACGGAAAAGTTAGGACTTGTAGAATTAGAGGAAAGATAAAAAGGAGAATGTGGATACGCGATAATGACTTGGTGTTAATTGCACCATGGGATTTTCAATCAGATAAAGCAGACATAATTTGGAGATACATTAGTGCACACGCAGACAAATTAGAACAAGAAGGACAACTTGAAGGCTTGAACAGATAG
- the pheT gene encoding phenylalanine--tRNA ligase subunit beta, which produces MPVVNVRPSLLSKIFSERVLDEIIEKLPYLGLDIEGIDKIIDKIRIEFNPNRPDFSSENGIVRALKGILNIELGRPIIQDLRPSLDVIRVDKRLKEVRPIIYGLIAKRDIPITHEELTQLISMQEDLHNGLGRKRKKSSIGIHNYDALTFPLFYKGVPRQIKFVPLDGNKEYSIDNILTDFEVGKKYGHILKQFDIVPMLLDSKDNVVSFPPIINGNTTKVDLLTSNLFVEVTSVNSKSAMDILSILSFELSDMGFDLYTVEVSSPFCSEIVTPILEPHRVQLDFDYINKILGLELTHNEILVCLQRSRCEGIDKGNGKLECIIPSYRIDLFDKVDICEEVAIGYGIYNLEPSYPSSYFPGRKNSQSIVFDKVRDILIGLEFMEIINPHIISKNLFKNVFLEDEPFDKQLISLGDSKNTEFEVLRSSLIPSLINTFSNNIHEKYPQKLFEMGKTFFTTNKEVRENWSLCVSIAHNTTDYTEIKSNLESFMRYCFNAFVTTPRNEAKYFLPGHSARIVLNDEVIGEIGEIHPQVLENLNLRTLVTIFEFNLSAVIKIKT; this is translated from the coding sequence ATGCCTGTCGTAAACGTTCGACCATCTTTACTCTCAAAAATCTTTTCTGAAAGGGTTTTAGATGAAATAATTGAAAAATTACCATACTTAGGCCTCGATATAGAGGGAATTGATAAGATTATTGATAAAATTAGGATAGAGTTTAACCCCAATCGACCTGATTTTTCTTCTGAAAACGGGATTGTACGTGCCCTAAAAGGAATTTTAAATATAGAATTAGGACGTCCTATTATACAAGATCTTCGCCCCTCTTTAGATGTAATACGAGTAGATAAACGATTGAAAGAGGTAAGACCCATTATTTACGGATTAATTGCTAAGCGAGATATTCCCATTACTCACGAAGAATTAACACAACTGATATCTATGCAAGAAGATTTGCATAATGGGTTAGGCAGAAAAAGGAAAAAGTCGTCAATCGGTATACATAATTATGATGCATTGACCTTTCCACTTTTTTATAAAGGTGTTCCAAGGCAAATAAAATTTGTGCCACTTGATGGGAATAAAGAATACAGTATTGATAACATCCTCACAGATTTCGAAGTCGGAAAAAAGTATGGTCACATTTTGAAACAGTTTGACATAGTTCCTATGTTACTTGACTCAAAGGATAACGTTGTCTCTTTTCCACCAATCATAAATGGAAACACCACAAAAGTAGACTTGTTAACTAGTAACCTCTTTGTAGAAGTCACCTCAGTAAATTCTAAATCTGCTATGGATATACTCTCAATACTATCGTTCGAATTAAGCGACATGGGATTTGATTTATATACTGTGGAGGTTAGTTCTCCATTTTGTAGCGAAATTGTTACTCCAATATTAGAACCGCATAGGGTACAATTGGATTTTGACTATATTAATAAAATATTAGGTCTCGAATTAACACATAACGAAATCTTGGTATGTCTTCAGAGAAGCAGATGTGAAGGCATAGATAAAGGTAATGGGAAATTAGAATGTATTATACCGAGTTATAGAATAGATTTGTTTGACAAAGTAGATATATGCGAAGAGGTAGCTATTGGTTATGGCATCTACAATCTAGAGCCATCATACCCTAGCTCTTATTTTCCCGGTCGAAAAAATAGCCAATCTATTGTATTTGATAAAGTGCGCGACATATTAATTGGCCTTGAATTTATGGAAATTATTAATCCTCATATAATATCGAAAAACTTGTTCAAAAATGTTTTTTTGGAGGATGAACCTTTTGACAAACAATTAATTTCTTTAGGTGATTCGAAAAATACTGAATTTGAAGTATTGCGGAGCAGTCTAATTCCTTCTTTGATTAATACCTTCTCTAACAACATTCATGAAAAATATCCTCAAAAACTATTTGAGATGGGTAAAACATTCTTTACTACAAATAAAGAAGTCAGAGAAAATTGGTCACTGTGCGTTTCAATAGCGCATAATACAACAGATTATACAGAAATTAAATCCAATTTAGAATCTTTTATGAGGTATTGTTTCAATGCATTTGTTACTACCCCAAGAAACGAAGCTAAATATTTTCTTCCAGGTCATTCTGCAAGGATTGTCCTGAATGATGAGGTAATTGGAGAGATCGGTGAAATTCATCCTCAGGTTCTGGAAAATCTTAACTTGCGTACATTGGTAACTATTTTCGAATTCAATTTGTCGGCTGTGATTAAAATCAAGACTTGA